TTTTAATCTGATCTTGCGTGACATACTGCAAGTATGGATCATTACCAATAGTAAAAAAATAGCATAATACGCTATTTTTCTCTAATGTAGTCTGCAGTTGGTTATCATTAATTCTTATCATAATATATTAGTTTTTATGCTCGATTATATTAATTGATCTTAGCTTTCGAATTAATTGCCTTGCTGATTGACCATACATTTCTTGTTCAATTAGGTTTTGTTCGGTGCTTTTCGCTAGAGCCGTTTCTGGATTATCGAAGAATGTTCTAAAAATTTTTATTGTGATGGGGTAGATGTCATCACCCGCAATAACAACTTTGGCATTAAGCGTTAAGATTAACTGATACTCAGCTGATTTACCATCTTGATAAAGGGAAATAGTGCTTCGAGTGATACTGCTATTTTCAATGTGCAATGAAGGATAATT
The genomic region above belongs to Orbaceae bacterium lpD02 and contains:
- the lptE gene encoding LPS assembly lipoprotein LptE encodes the protein MKKLLLLFTFIAILLSGCGFHLQDNEEIPKQFQTMAFYSGDPYGPLSREIKKILIKNKVKFVDSDKKDNYPSLHIENSSITRSTISLYQDGKSAEYQLILTLNAKVVIAGDDIYPITIKIFRTFFDNPETALAKSTEQNLIEQEMYGQSARQLIRKLRSINIIEHKN